One genomic region from Lycorma delicatula isolate Av1 chromosome 1, ASM4794821v1, whole genome shotgun sequence encodes:
- the LOC142326505 gene encoding oxidative stress-induced growth inhibitor 1-like isoform X4, with product MRDYTNSLKGLPPHTIYKEVVVIGNGPSGLALSYLLDGNLPYYNGNSHPDEMLLARLKSIPASRSLVHQDLEYLSQGLEGRANNPVSLLMDALCHPCADQGIDLPSLIDWRYEPDQRIDHVVLGKGLPGGAWQTMDSNVLTISLNTWMELPGLTWFEWESKFRGVANPNARRVSVAEVAAYYSDYLRINNISRHFRSGVVVTAVHQLDGKSLEGVADELRSVQWNVEGFDLSTGESFSYICQKIVLATGSTDLPNRLSVPGERNYPDWVFHDLVSFEHAIDVLAKENPDIHEGVRSVDPVVIIGAGLSAADAVLSARFRSLPVVHIFRRPGITPDRMLPENMYPEYHKVHQMMTDRSGGYPDYTAYPEHKVVGISSFNERKIQLTSPDGQEIVHKVSLIAILIGSRPDLSYLPPEFQDGEKLGVIPDQPIDCRANPLSIDPWSHSLRCSPLGMYAVGPISGDNFVRFLIGGVLAVVHDIHRQKKLLECT from the exons ATGAGAGATTACACAAACAGTTTGAAAGGCTTACCACCTCACACTATTTATAAAGAAGTTGTAGTGATTG GAAATGGACCATCTGGGTTAGCTTTATCTTATTTACTTGACGGAAATTTGCCTTATTATAATGGAAATTCACATCCTGATGAGATGCTACTTGCCAGGTTGAAAAGCATTCCAGCCAGTCGTTCACTAGTTCATCaagatttagaatatttatcTCAA ggcTTGGAAGGTAGAGCAAACAATCCAGTCTCACTATTAATGGATGCATTATGTCATCCTTGTGCAGATCAAGGAATTGACTTGCCATCATTAATTGATTGGAGATATGAACCAGATCAAAGAATTGATCATGTTGTCTTGGGCAAAGGACTTCCTGGTGGTGCTTGGCAG ACAATGGATTCAAACGTATTAACAATTAGCCTTAATACTTGGATGGAATTACCTGGTCTCACATGGTTTGAATGGGAATCAAAATTTAGAGGAGTAGCAAATCCAAATGCACGGCGTGTTTCAGTGGCAGAAGTAGCTGCTTATTACAGTGATTATTTgcgtataaataatataagtcgTCATTTTAGATCTGGGGTTGTTGTTACTGCTGTTCATCAGTTAGATGGAAAg tcGCTGGAAGGAGTAGCAGACGAATTAAGAAGTGTGCAGTGGAATGTTGAAGGATTTGATTTAAGCACAGGTGAATCATTCTCATATATTTGTCAGAAAATAGTACTAGCTACAGGATCTACTGATTTACCAAACCGGTTGTCTGTACCAGGAGAAAGAAATTATCCAGATTGGGTTTTCCATGACCTTGTCAGTTTTGAACATGCTATTGATGTTCTGGCAAAGGAGAATCCAGATATACATGAag gtgtacGTTCAGTTGATCCTGTAGTAATTATTGGTGCTGGTTTAAGTGCTGCGGATGCTGTTTTATCAGCACGTTTTAGATCTTTACCTGTGGTCCATATTTTTAGGAGACCTGGTATTACCCCAGATAGAATGCTTCCTGAAAATATGTACCCAGAATATCACAag gttcATCAGATGATGACTGATAGAAGTGGTGGATATCCTGATTACACAGCATACCCAGAACATAAAGTTGTTGGTATCTCAAGCTTTAATGAACGGAAGATACAGTTAACATCTCCTGATGGTCAGGAAATTGTTCATAAAGTATCACTGATTGCTATCTTGATTGGTTCACGTCCAGATCTGTCATACCTTCCACCTGAATTTCAAGACGGTGAAAAACTTGGA GTGATACCTGATCAGCCTATAGACTGCCGAGCTAATCCTTTGTCAATTGATCCTTGGAGTCACAGTTTGAGGTGTAGTCCTTTAGGAATGTATGCTGTTGGTCCAATTTCTGGTGATAACTTTGTGAGATTTTTGATTGGTGGTGTGCTCGCTGTAGTTCATGACATTCATCGACAAAAGAAACTTCTAGAATGTAcatga
- the LOC142326505 gene encoding oxidative stress-induced growth inhibitor 1-like isoform X3 gives MWTESDLTTVDKMRDYTNSLKGLPPHTIYKEVVVIGNGPSGLALSYLLDGNLPYYNGNSHPDEMLLARLKSIPASRSLVHQDLEYLSQGLEGRANNPVSLLMDALCHPCADQGIDLPSLIDWRYEPDQRIDHVVLGKGLPGGAWQTMDSNVLTISLNTWMELPGLTWFEWESKFRGVANPNARRVSVAEVAAYYSDYLRINNISRHFRSGVVVTAVHQLDGKSLEGVADELRSVQWNVEGFDLSTGESFSYICQKIVLATGSTDLPNRLSVPGERNYPDWVFHDLVSFEHAIDVLAKENPDIHEGVRSVDPVVIIGAGLSAADAVLSARFRSLPVVHIFRRPGITPDRMLPENMYPEYHKVHQMMTDRSGGYPDYTAYPEHKVVGISSFNERKIQLTSPDGQEIVHKVSLIAILIGSRPDLSYLPPEFQDGEKLGVIPDQPIDCRANPLSIDPWSHSLRCSPLGMYAVGPISGDNFVRFLIGGVLAVVHDIHRQKKLLECT, from the exons atcTGATTTGACAACTGTTGATAAAATGAGAGATTACACAAACAGTTTGAAAGGCTTACCACCTCACACTATTTATAAAGAAGTTGTAGTGATTG GAAATGGACCATCTGGGTTAGCTTTATCTTATTTACTTGACGGAAATTTGCCTTATTATAATGGAAATTCACATCCTGATGAGATGCTACTTGCCAGGTTGAAAAGCATTCCAGCCAGTCGTTCACTAGTTCATCaagatttagaatatttatcTCAA ggcTTGGAAGGTAGAGCAAACAATCCAGTCTCACTATTAATGGATGCATTATGTCATCCTTGTGCAGATCAAGGAATTGACTTGCCATCATTAATTGATTGGAGATATGAACCAGATCAAAGAATTGATCATGTTGTCTTGGGCAAAGGACTTCCTGGTGGTGCTTGGCAG ACAATGGATTCAAACGTATTAACAATTAGCCTTAATACTTGGATGGAATTACCTGGTCTCACATGGTTTGAATGGGAATCAAAATTTAGAGGAGTAGCAAATCCAAATGCACGGCGTGTTTCAGTGGCAGAAGTAGCTGCTTATTACAGTGATTATTTgcgtataaataatataagtcgTCATTTTAGATCTGGGGTTGTTGTTACTGCTGTTCATCAGTTAGATGGAAAg tcGCTGGAAGGAGTAGCAGACGAATTAAGAAGTGTGCAGTGGAATGTTGAAGGATTTGATTTAAGCACAGGTGAATCATTCTCATATATTTGTCAGAAAATAGTACTAGCTACAGGATCTACTGATTTACCAAACCGGTTGTCTGTACCAGGAGAAAGAAATTATCCAGATTGGGTTTTCCATGACCTTGTCAGTTTTGAACATGCTATTGATGTTCTGGCAAAGGAGAATCCAGATATACATGAag gtgtacGTTCAGTTGATCCTGTAGTAATTATTGGTGCTGGTTTAAGTGCTGCGGATGCTGTTTTATCAGCACGTTTTAGATCTTTACCTGTGGTCCATATTTTTAGGAGACCTGGTATTACCCCAGATAGAATGCTTCCTGAAAATATGTACCCAGAATATCACAag gttcATCAGATGATGACTGATAGAAGTGGTGGATATCCTGATTACACAGCATACCCAGAACATAAAGTTGTTGGTATCTCAAGCTTTAATGAACGGAAGATACAGTTAACATCTCCTGATGGTCAGGAAATTGTTCATAAAGTATCACTGATTGCTATCTTGATTGGTTCACGTCCAGATCTGTCATACCTTCCACCTGAATTTCAAGACGGTGAAAAACTTGGA GTGATACCTGATCAGCCTATAGACTGCCGAGCTAATCCTTTGTCAATTGATCCTTGGAGTCACAGTTTGAGGTGTAGTCCTTTAGGAATGTATGCTGTTGGTCCAATTTCTGGTGATAACTTTGTGAGATTTTTGATTGGTGGTGTGCTCGCTGTAGTTCATGACATTCATCGACAAAAGAAACTTCTAGAATGTAcatga
- the LOC142326505 gene encoding oxidative stress-induced growth inhibitor 1-like isoform X1 — translation MCILRLTRKLLFCDRSDLTTVDKMRDYTNSLKGLPPHTIYKEVVVIGNGPSGLALSYLLDGNLPYYNGNSHPDEMLLARLKSIPASRSLVHQDLEYLSQGLEGRANNPVSLLMDALCHPCADQGIDLPSLIDWRYEPDQRIDHVVLGKGLPGGAWQTMDSNVLTISLNTWMELPGLTWFEWESKFRGVANPNARRVSVAEVAAYYSDYLRINNISRHFRSGVVVTAVHQLDGKSLEGVADELRSVQWNVEGFDLSTGESFSYICQKIVLATGSTDLPNRLSVPGERNYPDWVFHDLVSFEHAIDVLAKENPDIHEGVRSVDPVVIIGAGLSAADAVLSARFRSLPVVHIFRRPGITPDRMLPENMYPEYHKVHQMMTDRSGGYPDYTAYPEHKVVGISSFNERKIQLTSPDGQEIVHKVSLIAILIGSRPDLSYLPPEFQDGEKLGVIPDQPIDCRANPLSIDPWSHSLRCSPLGMYAVGPISGDNFVRFLIGGVLAVVHDIHRQKKLLECT, via the exons atcTGATTTGACAACTGTTGATAAAATGAGAGATTACACAAACAGTTTGAAAGGCTTACCACCTCACACTATTTATAAAGAAGTTGTAGTGATTG GAAATGGACCATCTGGGTTAGCTTTATCTTATTTACTTGACGGAAATTTGCCTTATTATAATGGAAATTCACATCCTGATGAGATGCTACTTGCCAGGTTGAAAAGCATTCCAGCCAGTCGTTCACTAGTTCATCaagatttagaatatttatcTCAA ggcTTGGAAGGTAGAGCAAACAATCCAGTCTCACTATTAATGGATGCATTATGTCATCCTTGTGCAGATCAAGGAATTGACTTGCCATCATTAATTGATTGGAGATATGAACCAGATCAAAGAATTGATCATGTTGTCTTGGGCAAAGGACTTCCTGGTGGTGCTTGGCAG ACAATGGATTCAAACGTATTAACAATTAGCCTTAATACTTGGATGGAATTACCTGGTCTCACATGGTTTGAATGGGAATCAAAATTTAGAGGAGTAGCAAATCCAAATGCACGGCGTGTTTCAGTGGCAGAAGTAGCTGCTTATTACAGTGATTATTTgcgtataaataatataagtcgTCATTTTAGATCTGGGGTTGTTGTTACTGCTGTTCATCAGTTAGATGGAAAg tcGCTGGAAGGAGTAGCAGACGAATTAAGAAGTGTGCAGTGGAATGTTGAAGGATTTGATTTAAGCACAGGTGAATCATTCTCATATATTTGTCAGAAAATAGTACTAGCTACAGGATCTACTGATTTACCAAACCGGTTGTCTGTACCAGGAGAAAGAAATTATCCAGATTGGGTTTTCCATGACCTTGTCAGTTTTGAACATGCTATTGATGTTCTGGCAAAGGAGAATCCAGATATACATGAag gtgtacGTTCAGTTGATCCTGTAGTAATTATTGGTGCTGGTTTAAGTGCTGCGGATGCTGTTTTATCAGCACGTTTTAGATCTTTACCTGTGGTCCATATTTTTAGGAGACCTGGTATTACCCCAGATAGAATGCTTCCTGAAAATATGTACCCAGAATATCACAag gttcATCAGATGATGACTGATAGAAGTGGTGGATATCCTGATTACACAGCATACCCAGAACATAAAGTTGTTGGTATCTCAAGCTTTAATGAACGGAAGATACAGTTAACATCTCCTGATGGTCAGGAAATTGTTCATAAAGTATCACTGATTGCTATCTTGATTGGTTCACGTCCAGATCTGTCATACCTTCCACCTGAATTTCAAGACGGTGAAAAACTTGGA GTGATACCTGATCAGCCTATAGACTGCCGAGCTAATCCTTTGTCAATTGATCCTTGGAGTCACAGTTTGAGGTGTAGTCCTTTAGGAATGTATGCTGTTGGTCCAATTTCTGGTGATAACTTTGTGAGATTTTTGATTGGTGGTGTGCTCGCTGTAGTTCATGACATTCATCGACAAAAGAAACTTCTAGAATGTAcatga
- the LOC142326505 gene encoding oxidative stress-induced growth inhibitor 1-like isoform X2, which translates to MFICRSDLTTVDKMRDYTNSLKGLPPHTIYKEVVVIGNGPSGLALSYLLDGNLPYYNGNSHPDEMLLARLKSIPASRSLVHQDLEYLSQGLEGRANNPVSLLMDALCHPCADQGIDLPSLIDWRYEPDQRIDHVVLGKGLPGGAWQTMDSNVLTISLNTWMELPGLTWFEWESKFRGVANPNARRVSVAEVAAYYSDYLRINNISRHFRSGVVVTAVHQLDGKSLEGVADELRSVQWNVEGFDLSTGESFSYICQKIVLATGSTDLPNRLSVPGERNYPDWVFHDLVSFEHAIDVLAKENPDIHEGVRSVDPVVIIGAGLSAADAVLSARFRSLPVVHIFRRPGITPDRMLPENMYPEYHKVHQMMTDRSGGYPDYTAYPEHKVVGISSFNERKIQLTSPDGQEIVHKVSLIAILIGSRPDLSYLPPEFQDGEKLGVIPDQPIDCRANPLSIDPWSHSLRCSPLGMYAVGPISGDNFVRFLIGGVLAVVHDIHRQKKLLECT; encoded by the exons atcTGATTTGACAACTGTTGATAAAATGAGAGATTACACAAACAGTTTGAAAGGCTTACCACCTCACACTATTTATAAAGAAGTTGTAGTGATTG GAAATGGACCATCTGGGTTAGCTTTATCTTATTTACTTGACGGAAATTTGCCTTATTATAATGGAAATTCACATCCTGATGAGATGCTACTTGCCAGGTTGAAAAGCATTCCAGCCAGTCGTTCACTAGTTCATCaagatttagaatatttatcTCAA ggcTTGGAAGGTAGAGCAAACAATCCAGTCTCACTATTAATGGATGCATTATGTCATCCTTGTGCAGATCAAGGAATTGACTTGCCATCATTAATTGATTGGAGATATGAACCAGATCAAAGAATTGATCATGTTGTCTTGGGCAAAGGACTTCCTGGTGGTGCTTGGCAG ACAATGGATTCAAACGTATTAACAATTAGCCTTAATACTTGGATGGAATTACCTGGTCTCACATGGTTTGAATGGGAATCAAAATTTAGAGGAGTAGCAAATCCAAATGCACGGCGTGTTTCAGTGGCAGAAGTAGCTGCTTATTACAGTGATTATTTgcgtataaataatataagtcgTCATTTTAGATCTGGGGTTGTTGTTACTGCTGTTCATCAGTTAGATGGAAAg tcGCTGGAAGGAGTAGCAGACGAATTAAGAAGTGTGCAGTGGAATGTTGAAGGATTTGATTTAAGCACAGGTGAATCATTCTCATATATTTGTCAGAAAATAGTACTAGCTACAGGATCTACTGATTTACCAAACCGGTTGTCTGTACCAGGAGAAAGAAATTATCCAGATTGGGTTTTCCATGACCTTGTCAGTTTTGAACATGCTATTGATGTTCTGGCAAAGGAGAATCCAGATATACATGAag gtgtacGTTCAGTTGATCCTGTAGTAATTATTGGTGCTGGTTTAAGTGCTGCGGATGCTGTTTTATCAGCACGTTTTAGATCTTTACCTGTGGTCCATATTTTTAGGAGACCTGGTATTACCCCAGATAGAATGCTTCCTGAAAATATGTACCCAGAATATCACAag gttcATCAGATGATGACTGATAGAAGTGGTGGATATCCTGATTACACAGCATACCCAGAACATAAAGTTGTTGGTATCTCAAGCTTTAATGAACGGAAGATACAGTTAACATCTCCTGATGGTCAGGAAATTGTTCATAAAGTATCACTGATTGCTATCTTGATTGGTTCACGTCCAGATCTGTCATACCTTCCACCTGAATTTCAAGACGGTGAAAAACTTGGA GTGATACCTGATCAGCCTATAGACTGCCGAGCTAATCCTTTGTCAATTGATCCTTGGAGTCACAGTTTGAGGTGTAGTCCTTTAGGAATGTATGCTGTTGGTCCAATTTCTGGTGATAACTTTGTGAGATTTTTGATTGGTGGTGTGCTCGCTGTAGTTCATGACATTCATCGACAAAAGAAACTTCTAGAATGTAcatga